A genomic segment from Helicobacter sp. NHP19-012 encodes:
- the lepA gene encoding translation elongation factor 4 — MQEHIRNFSIIAHIDHGKSTLADCLIQACKALSTREMTSQVLDTMDIEKERGITIKAQSVRLNYRYQGQEYILNLIDTPGHVDFSYEVSRSLAACEGALLVVDATQGVQAQTIANVYIALDNQLEILPVLNKIDLPNAEVEAVKEDIEDTIGLDCAEANCVSAKAQIGINELLEAIITKIPPPTGDKQAPTKALIYDSWFDNYLGALALVRLKEGRLCINQEVLVMGSAKTHQVLGLYYPNPLHKIPTNSIECGEIGIISLGSKNLTDIAVGDTITDAKAPTPTPIEGFKPAKPFVFAGLYPIESDQFEELREALLKLQLNDSSLQFEPESSVALGFGFRVGFLGLLHMEVIKERLEREFNLNLIATAPTVVYEVHLTDGQVIAVQNPSQLPPESTIENIDEPYVRASIISPSEYLGNLLSLLNNRRGVQDKMEYLNQNRVLLTYDLPSNEIVMDFYDKLKSCTKGYASFDYEPIGYKEGQLVKLDIRVANEVVDALSIIVDRSKAYEKGKALVETMKTLIPRQLFEVAIQASIGNKIIARETVKSVGKNVTAKCYGGDITRKRKLLEKQKEGKKRMKAIGKVHLPQEAFLAILKVD, encoded by the coding sequence ATGCAAGAGCATATCCGTAATTTTTCCATCATCGCCCACATCGACCATGGCAAAAGCACACTCGCCGACTGCTTGATCCAAGCCTGTAAGGCACTAAGTACGCGCGAAATGACAAGCCAAGTCCTAGACACAATGGATATTGAGAAAGAAAGGGGGATCACCATTAAGGCGCAATCCGTGCGCTTAAACTACCGCTACCAAGGGCAAGAGTATATTTTAAATCTCATAGACACCCCCGGGCATGTGGATTTTAGCTATGAAGTGTCGCGCTCTTTGGCGGCGTGCGAGGGGGCGTTGTTGGTGGTGGATGCCACGCAGGGCGTGCAAGCACAAACGATCGCCAATGTTTATATCGCCCTAGACAACCAACTAGAAATTTTGCCCGTCTTAAATAAAATAGACCTGCCTAACGCTGAGGTAGAGGCGGTGAAAGAAGACATTGAAGACACCATCGGGCTAGATTGCGCTGAGGCAAATTGCGTAAGCGCAAAGGCACAAATAGGCATCAACGAACTCTTAGAGGCGATCATCACCAAAATCCCCCCCCCAACAGGCGACAAACAAGCCCCCACAAAGGCACTGATTTACGACTCGTGGTTTGACAACTATTTGGGGGCTTTGGCGTTGGTGCGTTTAAAAGAGGGGCGCTTGTGTATCAATCAAGAGGTTTTAGTCATGGGCAGTGCAAAAACCCACCAAGTGCTAGGGCTTTACTACCCAAACCCCCTACACAAAATCCCCACAAACTCCATTGAATGCGGAGAAATCGGCATCATCTCTTTGGGCTCTAAAAACCTTACCGACATCGCTGTGGGCGACACTATCACAGACGCAAAAGCCCCTACCCCCACGCCCATAGAGGGCTTTAAACCCGCTAAACCCTTTGTCTTTGCCGGGCTTTACCCCATTGAAAGCGACCAATTTGAAGAGCTAAGAGAAGCCCTGCTAAAACTCCAACTCAATGACTCGTCTTTGCAATTTGAGCCAGAAAGCAGCGTGGCTTTGGGCTTTGGTTTTCGGGTGGGCTTTTTGGGCTTGTTGCATATGGAGGTCATTAAAGAACGCTTAGAAAGGGAGTTTAATTTAAACCTCATTGCCACCGCGCCCACGGTGGTGTATGAAGTGCATTTGACAGATGGGCAGGTGATCGCCGTGCAAAACCCTAGCCAGCTGCCGCCTGAGAGCACGATAGAGAACATTGACGAGCCCTATGTGCGCGCGAGCATCATCTCCCCTAGCGAATATCTAGGCAATTTACTAAGCTTACTTAACAACAGACGGGGGGTGCAAGATAAAATGGAATATCTAAACCAAAACCGCGTTTTGCTCACCTACGATTTGCCGAGCAATGAAATTGTCATGGACTTTTACGACAAACTCAAATCCTGCACGAAGGGCTATGCCAGCTTTGACTACGAGCCCATCGGCTACAAAGAGGGGCAGTTGGTTAAGCTAGATATACGGGTGGCTAATGAAGTTGTGGATGCGCTCTCTATCATTGTAGATCGCTCTAAAGCCTATGAAAAGGGTAAGGCTTTGGTCGAAACCATGAAAACCTTGATCCCACGCCAACTTTTTGAGGTGGCGATCCAAGCGAGCATCGGCAATAAAATCATCGCCAGAGAGACGGTCAAATCGGTGGGAAAAAATGTTACGGCGAAATGTTATGGGGGCGACATCACTAGAAAACGCAAACTCTTAGAAAAGCAAAAAGAGGGGAAAAAACGCATGAAGGCGATCGGCAAGGTCCACCTACCCCAAGAGGCGTTTTTAGCGATCCTCAAGGTGGATTAG
- the rplJ gene encoding 50S ribosomal protein L10 yields MHKEQKQELVSKLTDAFSQMQALVVCDYKGLQVQHLEKLRNAARVQGISVQVIKNTLASLALKGANLEPLELKETNVFIWGADQIALSKLVMGFAKEHKERFIVKMGLFEKQAVDTKHIEAVSKLPSREELIGMLLSVWTAPARYFVTGLDNLRKAKEQE; encoded by the coding sequence ATGCATAAAGAACAAAAACAAGAGCTGGTTTCTAAGCTCACCGATGCCTTTAGCCAAATGCAAGCCCTTGTGGTGTGCGATTACAAGGGTTTGCAAGTGCAGCATTTAGAAAAGTTGCGTAACGCCGCGAGAGTGCAGGGCATCAGCGTCCAAGTGATTAAAAACACCCTTGCGTCTTTGGCACTAAAAGGGGCGAATCTAGAGCCCTTAGAACTCAAAGAAACCAATGTCTTCATTTGGGGCGCGGATCAAATCGCGTTGTCTAAATTAGTCATGGGCTTTGCTAAGGAGCATAAAGAACGCTTCATTGTCAAAATGGGGCTGTTTGAAAAGCAAGCGGTGGATACAAAGCACATTGAAGCGGTGTCTAAGCTGCCCAGCAGAGAAGAGCTTATTGGCATGTTGCTGTCTGTTTGGACGGCACCGGCGCGCTACTTTGTGACGGGCTTAGACAATTTGAGAAAAGCAAAAGAACAAGAATAA
- the rplA gene encoding 50S ribosomal protein L1, with translation MAKLAKRVEKLNSQFDREKVYSLEEGISVAKSLASAKFDETVEVALRLGVDPRHADQMVRGAVVLPHGTGKKVRVAVFAKDVKLDEAKEAGADVVGGEDLAEEIKNGNTNFDMVIATPDMMAIVGKVGRILGPKGLMPNPKTGTVTMDVKKAVGNAKSGQVNFRVDKKGNLHAPIGKASFKQEQLQDNMLELVRAINRLKPSTSKGKYIRNSVVSLTMSPGVRLNSQELMDVK, from the coding sequence ATGGCAAAGCTGGCAAAACGGGTAGAAAAGTTAAACTCTCAGTTTGACAGAGAGAAAGTGTATAGCCTTGAAGAAGGCATTAGCGTAGCAAAGTCTTTAGCGTCTGCGAAATTTGATGAAACCGTGGAAGTGGCTTTGCGTTTGGGCGTGGATCCAAGGCACGCCGATCAAATGGTGCGTGGGGCGGTGGTTTTGCCCCATGGCACGGGTAAAAAAGTGCGTGTGGCGGTCTTTGCCAAAGATGTCAAATTAGATGAGGCGAAAGAAGCCGGGGCCGATGTGGTCGGGGGCGAGGATTTGGCTGAAGAAATTAAAAACGGCAACACGAATTTTGACATGGTGATCGCCACGCCAGACATGATGGCGATCGTGGGTAAAGTGGGGCGTATTTTAGGGCCTAAGGGGCTGATGCCTAATCCAAAAACCGGCACCGTAACAATGGATGTCAAAAAGGCGGTTGGCAACGCTAAAAGCGGACAGGTGAATTTCAGGGTGGATAAAAAGGGCAATTTGCACGCCCCCATTGGCAAGGCGAGTTTCAAACAAGAGCAACTCCAAGATAACATGCTAGAGCTTGTAAGAGCGATTAACCGCTTGAAACCCAGCACTTCTAAGGGCAAGTATATCCGCAACAGCGTGGTGTCCTTGACGATGTCGCCCGGGGTGCGTTTGAATTCTCAAGAACTCATGGATGTGAAATAG
- the rplK gene encoding 50S ribosomal protein L11, which yields MAKKVVGQIKLQVPAGKANPSPPIGPALGQRGVNIMEFCKAFNEKTKDMGSFNIPVIITVYQDKSFTFITKKPPVTDLIKKASGVAKGSDNPLKNKVGKLTMKQVEEIAQTKMEDLNTTTLEAAKKIVMGSARSMGIEVEG from the coding sequence ATGGCAAAGAAAGTTGTCGGGCAGATTAAATTACAAGTCCCCGCCGGTAAGGCAAACCCCAGCCCGCCCATTGGTCCTGCTTTAGGCCAAAGGGGCGTGAATATCATGGAGTTTTGTAAGGCGTTTAATGAGAAAACCAAGGACATGGGAAGCTTTAATATCCCCGTCATCATCACGGTTTATCAAGATAAAAGTTTCACTTTTATCACCAAAAAGCCTCCTGTTACAGACTTGATTAAAAAAGCCAGTGGGGTGGCTAAAGGTTCAGACAACCCCCTAAAAAATAAAGTGGGCAAGCTCACCATGAAGCAAGTGGAAGAAATCGCCCAAACTAAAATGGAAGATCTCAACACCACCACCCTCGAGGCGGCAAAAAAAATCGTCATGGGGAGTGCGCGCAGTATGGGGATTGAGGTAGAAGGATAA
- the nusG gene encoding transcription termination/antitermination protein NusG — protein MEWYAIQTYSGSEQSVKKAIENMVRENNISDRVQEIIVPTEDVIELSKKSKNKVTERSLYPGYVFIKVDLDTVLWHKIQSLPRVSRFIGESKKPTPLSDADIGNILEKMTNRAAPKPKIYYEKGEVVRIIEGPFANFTATVEEYDVEHRKLKLNVSIFGRNTLIEILYSQVEKII, from the coding sequence ATGGAGTGGTATGCGATCCAAACTTATTCAGGCAGCGAGCAGTCCGTGAAAAAAGCCATTGAAAACATGGTGCGTGAAAACAATATCAGCGATCGGGTGCAAGAGATCATCGTGCCTACTGAGGATGTGATCGAGCTGTCTAAAAAGAGCAAGAATAAAGTAACCGAGCGTAGCCTATACCCCGGCTATGTGTTCATTAAAGTGGATTTAGACACCGTGCTTTGGCATAAAATCCAATCTCTGCCCCGTGTGAGCCGTTTTATCGGCGAGAGCAAGAAACCTACGCCTTTAAGCGATGCGGACATCGGCAATATCCTAGAGAAAATGACGAACCGCGCCGCCCCCAAACCCAAGATTTACTACGAAAAAGGCGAAGTGGTGCGCATCATTGAAGGTCCCTTTGCAAACTTCACCGCCACGGTGGAGGAATACGATGTGGAGCACCGCAAGTTGAAACTCAATGTGTCCATCTTTGGGCGCAACACCTTGATCGAAATTTTATATTCTCAAGTGGAAAAAATCATTTAA
- the secE gene encoding preprotein translocase subunit SecE — translation MNKLLAQYKLTKEELSKVIFPLKEQIRNALVSVLIVVTIITLFLTLIDFVLSSFVASIL, via the coding sequence ATGAATAAACTATTAGCGCAGTACAAGTTGACAAAAGAAGAGCTATCAAAGGTGATCTTTCCGCTCAAAGAGCAGATTAGAAACGCTTTGGTGTCCGTACTGATTGTTGTAACGATCATCACGCTGTTTTTGACTTTGATCGATTTTGTTTTGTCGTCTTTTGTTGCGAGCATCCTTTAA
- the rpmG gene encoding 50S ribosomal protein L33, producing MKVKVGLKCADCAEINYSTTKNAKTNTEKLELKKFCPRENKHTIHKEVKLKSS from the coding sequence GTGAAAGTTAAGGTAGGATTGAAGTGTGCAGATTGTGCTGAGATCAATTACAGCACAACCAAAAATGCCAAGACAAACACGGAAAAACTGGAGCTCAAAAAGTTCTGCCCTAGAGAGAATAAGCACACCATCCACAAGGAAGTGAAGCTTAAAAGCAGCTAG